In Natrinema pellirubrum DSM 15624, the following proteins share a genomic window:
- a CDS encoding IS66-like element ISNpe8 family transposase gives MSWDDLSKDELLSRFLQMEERIDELEEKIAQKDKRIEEQNERIEEQQERIEEQQERIEELETRLRKYENPHTPPSKRRSGTDESPTSQDDEDDDVRTDGGTPGRKDGHNPEWRSPPDPDEEIEVTSDCCPECGDHFDESVGVSPRLVEEVPDPQPPEVTQYNRHRYQCDSCGTETVATHPDCPDEGQFGVNVIAQSALSRYDHRLPYRKITDRFEQLHGLELSGASAWHATERAARAGRCEYEQIRREIQEAEIVHVDETGIKRDGDQAWIWTFRTDEHTLYAVRESRGSDVPAEVLGEDFAGTVICDGWTAYPAFSSTLQRCWAHLLREAEDVASDHEEAEPVYRYLKQMFVGLQSWLETDPDPRARAQMHRACQDGLRSLVERSVTDEPVATLLGKIEGGLDHWLTFVGEPAVSPTNNAAENALREPVVLRKIIGTLRNDRGMFVHETILSLLATWRQQGRNPYEELTRVVHDNEMISREQTVPVVETSG, from the coding sequence ATGAGCTGGGACGATCTCTCCAAGGACGAACTCCTCTCGCGGTTTCTCCAGATGGAGGAGCGAATCGACGAGCTGGAAGAGAAGATTGCCCAGAAGGACAAGCGGATCGAGGAACAGAACGAACGGATCGAAGAGCAGCAAGAGCGGATCGAAGAGCAGCAAGAGCGGATCGAAGAACTCGAAACACGTCTCCGGAAGTACGAGAATCCACACACTCCACCCAGTAAGCGACGGTCGGGGACCGACGAGTCCCCGACCTCGCAGGACGACGAAGACGACGATGTCCGAACTGATGGTGGTACTCCCGGTCGAAAGGACGGTCACAACCCGGAGTGGCGCTCTCCGCCCGATCCTGATGAAGAAATCGAGGTCACCTCTGACTGTTGTCCCGAGTGTGGCGACCACTTCGACGAGTCGGTGGGCGTCAGCCCCCGACTCGTCGAGGAAGTCCCGGATCCACAGCCACCAGAAGTCACCCAGTACAACCGACACCGCTACCAATGCGACTCCTGTGGAACTGAGACGGTTGCGACTCACCCCGACTGCCCCGATGAGGGGCAGTTCGGGGTGAACGTCATCGCGCAATCTGCCCTGTCACGGTACGATCACCGCCTTCCCTACCGGAAAATCACGGACCGCTTCGAGCAACTTCACGGACTCGAACTCTCAGGTGCATCCGCGTGGCACGCGACCGAGCGCGCTGCGCGCGCCGGTCGCTGTGAGTACGAGCAGATCCGTCGAGAGATTCAGGAGGCTGAAATCGTCCACGTTGACGAAACCGGCATCAAGCGTGACGGTGACCAAGCGTGGATCTGGACGTTTCGGACGGACGAGCATACGCTGTACGCGGTCAGAGAGAGTCGTGGGAGTGATGTTCCCGCGGAAGTCCTTGGCGAGGACTTCGCGGGAACGGTCATCTGTGATGGGTGGACGGCGTATCCAGCGTTCAGCAGTACGCTTCAGCGGTGCTGGGCACATCTTCTCCGGGAGGCTGAAGACGTTGCTAGTGACCACGAGGAGGCAGAACCGGTGTACCGGTATCTCAAGCAGATGTTCGTCGGTCTCCAGTCGTGGCTGGAGACCGACCCAGATCCTCGTGCGAGAGCACAGATGCATCGAGCGTGTCAGGACGGCCTCAGATCGCTCGTTGAGCGGTCAGTGACCGACGAACCAGTGGCAACACTCCTCGGGAAGATCGAAGGTGGACTCGACCACTGGCTCACCTTCGTCGGTGAGCCAGCGGTCTCCCCGACGAACAATGCCGCAGAAAACGCCCTTCGTGAACCTGTTGTTCTCCGGAAAATCATCGGAACACTCCGGAACGACCGTGGCATGTTCGTTCACGAGACGATCTTGTCCCTGCTGGCGACGTGGCGCCAGCAGGGACGCAACCCATACGAGGAACTTACGCGGGTTGTCCACGACAACGAAATGATCTCACGAGAGCAGACTGTGCCGGTTGTTGAGACCTCGGGGTAA
- a CDS encoding glycosyltransferase family 4 protein, whose product MVSNQDICFVQTAAPGEGGHMHSIHQKMANSVGADIQTVHRRPLPGLLNGSVVSDALFSVEDFDTNYDIFVFESPSTLYLLPKLSDNLETAEVVYLHTNVRFAGQKMYPLMEHSLLVRLVGKANQTIDALVLKYLARKHVDGIITVSNLFADDCSDWFDGPISVATPFIEAEKEQKLSQTSPQLDGKQAVYVGHDRGHKGLDILVEAWPAVRRTHPEAELHLYGEDHADWYNSFNGVTVLGYADSLSDAFSGASLFVHPARLDAHPVTPIEAMYGGVPATVTRKTGSRGAVSQVSQNLVVDRTDAEEIASVVNWYFNQELEQRKRMRKRSKQVASRFTESARKSEFRHALQRVIK is encoded by the coding sequence ATGGTTTCCAATCAAGATATCTGCTTCGTCCAGACAGCGGCGCCCGGAGAGGGTGGACATATGCACTCCATCCATCAGAAGATGGCAAATAGTGTCGGGGCCGACATTCAGACTGTCCATCGTCGACCACTTCCCGGTCTTCTGAATGGATCGGTCGTCTCAGATGCGTTATTCTCAGTTGAAGATTTTGATACTAACTACGACATTTTCGTTTTTGAGTCTCCGAGCACCCTGTACCTCCTTCCAAAATTATCCGATAATTTAGAGACTGCTGAAGTCGTCTATCTACATACTAATGTCCGATTCGCCGGTCAGAAGATGTATCCATTAATGGAACATAGCTTACTAGTTCGGTTGGTCGGGAAAGCAAACCAAACCATAGATGCACTCGTTTTGAAGTACTTAGCGAGAAAGCATGTTGACGGAATTATTACTGTATCAAATTTGTTCGCTGATGACTGCTCTGATTGGTTTGACGGGCCGATCTCTGTTGCTACTCCCTTTATCGAAGCAGAAAAAGAGCAAAAACTCTCCCAGACTAGTCCACAACTGGATGGTAAGCAAGCTGTCTATGTCGGCCATGATCGCGGTCACAAGGGGTTGGATATCCTGGTTGAGGCTTGGCCAGCAGTAAGACGCACACACCCCGAGGCAGAACTGCATCTGTATGGCGAAGATCATGCGGATTGGTATAACTCGTTTAACGGAGTCACAGTTCTGGGATATGCGGACTCTCTTTCAGATGCTTTTTCGGGAGCTAGTCTCTTCGTTCATCCCGCACGTCTAGATGCGCATCCCGTTACGCCAATCGAAGCCATGTATGGGGGTGTCCCTGCAACCGTGACTAGAAAGACGGGATCTCGTGGGGCCGTTTCTCAAGTCAGCCAAAACTTAGTCGTGGATCGAACCGATGCTGAAGAGATCGCGTCGGTCGTTAATTGGTATTTTAACCAAGAGTTGGAACAACGAAAACGGATGCGGAAGCGTTCAAAGCAAGTGGCCTCAAGGTTTACCGAATCAGCGCGCAAGAGTGAATTCAGACACGCGCTCCAAAGAGTGATAAAGTGA
- a CDS encoding glycosyltransferase family 2 protein, with product MSLVSVIIPTYYRDRSLREAVESALAQTYDDIEVIVVDDSGEEYAKPIVAGYDVRYIPHSKNMGGNPARNTGYESAQGEYIQFLDDDDVILDRKIEQQVDLLERTKSVGVAYGGIIDRNGCQISPDEDERENSLELALQFFWPTTITSSLLISDEVLANITPLKNRPAADDIGMKIELAKETDFGFVDSILTRIGDSVDSRSSKIEFAYELEDIYNEYQGLYKKFPPRVERNALGGVYHSKAHFLIENRIWSPSAIYFYALAARYKGLHNPVLILSIFAALFGRPGVQLSRHIYERVKGNNRPES from the coding sequence ATGAGCCTGGTATCCGTTATAATTCCCACATACTATCGGGACAGGAGCTTACGAGAAGCTGTTGAAAGCGCCCTTGCACAAACTTATGACGATATCGAGGTCATCGTCGTGGATGACTCCGGCGAGGAGTATGCGAAGCCCATCGTAGCTGGTTATGACGTCCGATATATCCCCCATAGTAAAAATATGGGCGGCAATCCAGCACGAAACACGGGATATGAATCCGCTCAGGGCGAATACATTCAGTTCCTAGATGACGATGACGTGATCCTTGATCGAAAAATTGAACAGCAAGTAGATTTGTTAGAACGGACAAAATCAGTTGGTGTGGCCTATGGTGGTATTATTGACCGCAATGGCTGTCAAATATCTCCGGATGAAGACGAGCGAGAGAACTCACTAGAATTAGCACTTCAGTTTTTCTGGCCCACAACAATTACCTCCTCATTGCTAATCTCAGACGAAGTCCTTGCAAATATCACCCCTCTTAAGAACCGGCCTGCAGCGGATGATATTGGTATGAAAATTGAGTTAGCAAAGGAGACGGACTTTGGTTTTGTAGACTCTATACTCACAAGAATCGGTGATTCTGTTGATAGCCGCTCGTCAAAGATTGAGTTCGCATATGAACTTGAAGATATTTACAATGAATATCAAGGGCTGTATAAAAAATTCCCGCCAAGAGTAGAGCGTAACGCGCTTGGAGGGGTGTACCATAGTAAAGCCCACTTTTTGATTGAAAATAGAATTTGGTCTCCATCCGCGATTTATTTTTACGCACTCGCAGCTAGGTATAAGGGATTACATAATCCCGTACTTATTCTGAGTATTTTTGCTGCATTATTCGGTAGGCCGGGGGTTCAACTGTCAAGACATATCTATGAAAGAGTAAAGGGCAACAACAGACCGGAATCCTAA
- a CDS encoding flippase — protein MSSKTISGFVSVLSGKVGGMLLGVAITPLLVRILGSESYGEYAFVISAFAIIGTFARAGISAGIRKYIAEDRSERAWKEHVFVFYARLATGLVLLVATILILFGWYGPADRLVGPGFSTYILLLAAMLVTDQLFYVTRYTLMGLHLEKYSEPLSVLKQLLFGIFGLSLAYIGFDVAGALAGTAIASLVCAFVATWMLREHIDITAVFRSLPSEFPQRDLLSFNIFNTVFILLTISLYNVDILLLQPLAGSQQTGLYKAALVVAEFLWIAPQAAQIVFIHSSSELWSRGNLDEISRMASQATRYTLLFTVLIALGIAALASEFMQLYFGPEFDAAVTPLLLLLPGALGFALARPIYAIGQGKGDLRSLIVATGTAAVINLVLNLFLIPRYGMAGAATATSIGYGSMLAFHYIVARRIGYNPISDLRVTRVGFTAAISAPVIFGLAYAIDSSVFSLVVVPPVGFLVYSTLALRTNAIESEEITSILDNAPSPISRWLINGIRYIS, from the coding sequence ATGAGTAGCAAGACCATTTCTGGATTTGTCTCGGTTCTTAGCGGAAAGGTTGGTGGAATGCTTCTTGGTGTTGCGATTACACCATTGCTAGTGCGAATCCTCGGCAGCGAAAGCTATGGTGAGTACGCCTTCGTAATTTCCGCCTTTGCTATTATCGGAACGTTTGCTCGCGCGGGAATCTCAGCGGGTATTCGAAAGTATATCGCTGAAGATCGGTCTGAACGGGCGTGGAAAGAACATGTCTTCGTGTTCTACGCACGTCTGGCTACGGGCCTCGTACTACTCGTTGCAACGATATTGATTCTCTTCGGGTGGTACGGACCAGCTGATCGACTAGTCGGGCCAGGGTTTTCGACGTATATTCTACTTCTTGCAGCCATGCTAGTCACGGACCAGCTTTTCTACGTCACACGGTACACGTTAATGGGACTTCATCTGGAAAAATACTCCGAGCCGCTCTCTGTTCTCAAGCAGCTCCTATTCGGGATTTTTGGCTTGTCCCTCGCGTACATCGGCTTTGACGTTGCTGGTGCGCTTGCGGGAACAGCCATTGCGTCTCTGGTCTGTGCCTTCGTGGCAACGTGGATGCTCAGAGAACACATCGACATTACCGCAGTGTTTCGCTCGCTTCCTTCTGAATTTCCTCAAAGAGACCTGCTGAGCTTTAACATATTCAATACGGTGTTCATTCTGCTAACAATATCTCTGTACAATGTCGATATCCTATTGCTCCAGCCCCTAGCCGGTAGCCAGCAAACGGGACTATACAAGGCTGCACTCGTCGTAGCAGAATTCCTTTGGATTGCACCGCAGGCCGCCCAAATTGTCTTCATTCATTCCTCCTCCGAGCTCTGGTCTCGAGGGAATTTAGACGAAATTTCCCGTATGGCGAGTCAGGCAACGAGATATACGCTCCTGTTTACGGTACTGATAGCACTCGGAATCGCCGCCCTTGCATCCGAGTTTATGCAGTTGTATTTCGGTCCCGAGTTTGATGCTGCAGTTACACCGCTTCTCCTCCTTCTTCCAGGCGCACTCGGATTCGCCCTCGCTAGGCCGATATACGCAATCGGACAGGGAAAAGGAGATCTTCGGTCGCTAATTGTCGCGACTGGAACCGCAGCGGTAATCAATCTCGTTCTGAACCTCTTCCTTATCCCCCGGTATGGGATGGCCGGTGCAGCTACCGCTACGAGCATCGGCTATGGTTCGATGCTCGCATTTCATTACATCGTTGCGCGCCGTATTGGGTACAATCCAATCAGTGATCTTCGAGTTACCCGCGTTGGTTTCACCGCAGCGATATCCGCACCAGTCATTTTCGGACTAGCCTACGCTATCGATTCTTCCGTGTTTTCACTAGTCGTCGTCCCACCAGTTGGTTTTCTCGTCTATTCGACGCTCGCATTGCGGACCAACGCAATCGAATCAGAGGAAATCACCTCTATTCTCGATAATGCCCCGTCACCCATCTCACGGTGGCTTATCAACGGGATTCGATACATTAGTTAG
- a CDS encoding polysaccharide pyruvyl transferase family protein, whose product MSKIGVLTFHNNENRGAILQAYSLCEVLDEVFSADVEVIEYRTKAKEHSRRNPIFLTKRPWRSVVRFKDRRIVEEFIDTKLPTSSESIITDNHGRAVDWLENQGYDMVITGSDEIWKINTDLGGDFLPRLSPTRPFPNLYFLDPDLSSIKVAYAASANQTNPSDLSESKLSQVKTHLYSYDHVSVRDNHTEELVTKLGISSVYRVPDPTLMTELPTSNVRDIFEENGINLDDPILGVHSHNDNPTFKEICSYYRDKGFQIVTPTSSKFVDLELIGKVDPFEYYSTYEHYDMVITSSLHSTIFSLKHGTPFTTVDVSSIYDNMESKTHSLLEEFSLLNRHINAVNGDLSEFYARVDDLERKPDETHINRRVSGLREQGFDFLNMVKEDYETND is encoded by the coding sequence ATGTCTAAAATTGGGGTTCTCACGTTCCATAATAACGAAAACCGGGGGGCGATCTTACAGGCCTACTCCCTTTGTGAGGTTCTTGATGAGGTATTTTCGGCGGATGTTGAAGTAATTGAATACCGTACAAAAGCTAAGGAACATAGCCGTCGGAATCCTATATTTCTCACAAAGAGACCTTGGCGAAGTGTTGTCCGTTTCAAGGATCGACGAATTGTTGAGGAGTTCATCGACACAAAATTACCTACAAGCAGTGAATCCATTATTACTGATAACCATGGTCGCGCAGTAGATTGGTTAGAAAACCAAGGATATGATATGGTTATAACTGGAAGCGATGAAATTTGGAAAATCAATACAGACCTGGGTGGGGATTTTTTGCCACGTTTATCTCCAACACGTCCATTCCCGAACCTCTACTTTCTTGACCCCGACCTTTCATCAATTAAAGTAGCATACGCTGCCTCGGCGAATCAAACGAATCCAAGTGACTTATCTGAGTCAAAATTGAGCCAAGTCAAGACCCACTTATATAGTTATGACCATGTCAGTGTAAGAGACAACCATACCGAAGAACTGGTGACGAAACTCGGAATCAGTTCTGTTTATCGTGTGCCAGACCCAACACTAATGACAGAACTCCCTACCAGTAATGTTCGAGATATATTTGAAGAGAACGGGATCAATCTTGATGACCCAATCTTGGGTGTCCACAGCCATAACGATAATCCCACATTCAAGGAAATTTGCTCATATTATCGAGATAAAGGGTTTCAAATTGTCACCCCCACTTCTTCAAAATTCGTGGATCTTGAGCTAATAGGTAAAGTAGACCCGTTTGAGTACTATAGTACCTACGAACATTACGATATGGTTATAACAAGTAGCCTTCATTCAACAATATTTAGCCTTAAACATGGAACTCCGTTCACTACGGTCGATGTCAGTAGTATTTACGATAATATGGAGAGTAAGACGCACTCACTTTTAGAGGAATTTTCGCTCCTAAATAGACATATTAATGCTGTGAATGGGGATTTATCTGAGTTCTATGCCCGAGTAGATGATTTAGAGCGTAAGCCTGACGAAACCCATATTAACCGTCGAGTATCCGGGTTACGAGAGCAAGGCTTCGACTTTCTGAATATGGTAAAAGAGGACTATGAAACGAACGACTGA
- a CDS encoding UDP-N-acetylmuramate dehydrogenase — protein MKRTTEPLAEYTWLKIGGPAEIAVPESKEELVQLLRECHTENRAYRLLGNGSNLLVSDDRINELIIKNTVACTDRQFDGNVVSAGASVMVPQFINECIQHELGGYEYLYSVPGTIGGAIYMNAGRGAAHDKTISDYLVSVEVFSDGDTTEIPVDDLNFDHRYSSFQEHDDWVILSATFELPSQSQEEGREKAQQRMEKVNERDRSTPNAGSVFKSGARLPLHKIPPGGLSVGNARFIGPNRIGNDGDATFSDVKRLVSLAKLLNKLVPPFQTPEVEWKIWS, from the coding sequence ATGAAACGAACGACTGAACCACTGGCCGAATACACGTGGCTTAAAATAGGTGGCCCGGCAGAGATTGCAGTCCCAGAAAGCAAAGAAGAGCTCGTGCAACTGCTGCGAGAGTGTCATACAGAGAACCGAGCATATCGACTTCTGGGGAACGGCTCGAATCTTCTCGTTTCAGATGACAGAATCAACGAGCTCATAATCAAAAACACCGTAGCATGTACTGACCGCCAATTTGACGGAAACGTTGTTTCCGCTGGAGCGTCGGTAATGGTTCCCCAGTTCATCAACGAGTGTATTCAACACGAACTCGGCGGCTACGAGTATCTATACTCGGTCCCAGGAACTATTGGTGGCGCAATCTATATGAACGCTGGACGTGGTGCGGCCCACGACAAGACAATCAGCGATTATTTGGTTTCTGTAGAGGTCTTTTCCGACGGCGATACGACCGAAATACCTGTTGATGATCTCAACTTCGACCATCGTTACTCGTCCTTCCAAGAACACGACGATTGGGTGATTCTCAGTGCAACATTTGAACTCCCCTCCCAATCTCAGGAGGAAGGGCGTGAAAAAGCGCAACAGCGGATGGAGAAGGTCAATGAACGGGACCGGTCAACGCCTAATGCTGGATCGGTGTTCAAGTCGGGTGCTCGACTTCCCCTTCATAAGATTCCACCTGGTGGACTATCTGTTGGGAACGCACGATTCATCGGACCGAACCGAATCGGTAACGATGGCGATGCAACGTTTAGTGATGTAAAGCGACTAGTCTCCCTAGCAAAATTGCTCAATAAGCTCGTCCCCCCCTTTCAAACTCCTGAAGTGGAATGGAAGATCTGGTCGTAG
- a CDS encoding MATE family efflux transporter: MNIAKSSLKIMGARICKSVASFSAVVIFSRELGASPLGVYYPFIAVLGVLGIPANFGLSNATQKRISEGEDSGSYLGSSIALRVPLIAVVAASIVVFEGY, translated from the coding sequence ATGAATATCGCCAAGTCCAGTCTGAAAATTATGGGTGCGCGAATCTGTAAATCCGTGGCTAGCTTTTCCGCGGTCGTGATCTTTTCTCGTGAGCTGGGAGCGTCACCACTTGGAGTTTACTACCCGTTTATTGCGGTACTAGGGGTTTTGGGCATCCCCGCGAATTTCGGGCTATCAAATGCTACACAGAAGAGAATCAGTGAAGGAGAGGACTCCGGTTCGTATCTTGGATCCTCAATTGCGCTACGCGTTCCTCTCATAGCGGTTGTCGCCGCATCAATTGTTGTCTTTGAAGGATATTAA
- the aglF gene encoding UTP--glucose-1-phosphate uridylyltransferase AglF: MKAVVLAAGEGTRLRPLTEDKPKGMVEVNGKPILTHCFEQLAELGADELVVVVGYRKQDIIDHYGDEFEGIPITYAHQREQQGLAHALLTVEEHIDDDFMLILGDNIFDANLEDVVRRQQEDRADAAFLVEEVDWDEASRYGVCDTNKYGEVTDVVEKPEDPPSNLVMTGFYTFSPAIFHACHLVQPSNRGEYEISEAIDLLIQSGRTIDAIGIEGWRVDVGYPEDRDRAEKLVQGKDPVEQ; the protein is encoded by the coding sequence ATGAAAGCAGTCGTCCTAGCAGCCGGTGAAGGAACGCGGCTCCGCCCGCTCACCGAAGACAAACCGAAGGGAATGGTCGAGGTCAACGGCAAACCAATCCTCACGCACTGTTTCGAACAGCTCGCCGAGTTGGGCGCCGACGAGCTCGTCGTCGTCGTCGGCTACCGCAAGCAGGACATCATCGACCACTACGGCGACGAATTCGAGGGCATCCCAATCACGTACGCCCACCAGCGCGAACAGCAGGGCCTGGCACACGCGCTGTTGACCGTCGAAGAGCACATCGACGACGACTTCATGCTCATCCTCGGGGACAACATCTTCGACGCGAACCTCGAGGACGTGGTGCGGCGTCAACAGGAAGATCGTGCTGATGCGGCGTTCCTCGTCGAGGAAGTCGACTGGGACGAAGCGAGTCGCTATGGGGTGTGTGATACGAACAAGTACGGCGAGGTGACCGACGTCGTGGAGAAGCCCGAGGACCCGCCGTCGAACCTCGTGATGACCGGCTTCTACACGTTCAGTCCCGCCATCTTCCACGCGTGTCACCTCGTGCAGCCGTCGAACCGCGGCGAGTACGAGATTAGCGAGGCTATCGACCTGCTGATTCAGAGCGGGCGGACGATTGATGCGATTGGCATCGAAGGGTGGCGTGTGGACGTCGGGTATCCCGAAGACAGGGACCGGGCGGAGAAGTTGGTCCAAGGGAAGGATCCTGTAGAACAGTAG
- the aglM gene encoding UDP-glucose 6-dehydrogenase AglM — translation MRVSIVGSGYVGTTTAACFADLGHDIVNVDIDQDIVDAINAGQSPIHEPGLDDLLDEHGSDALTATTDYADVRETDVTFLALPTPSRDDGSIDTSIIEAATETLGATLADKDDEHVVVTKSTVIPTTTTDTLAPILEDASRKTLGEDLHVAMNPEFLREGTAVEDFQHPDKLVFGTQDDTALDTLYDVFAPLIEQTDAPVVETDIAEAEMIKYANNAFLASKVSLINDLGNICKEFGVDAYEVADAIGLDDRIGERFLRSGVGWGGSCFPKDVNAIIAAAKNKGYTPALLEAAVAVNDTQPQRLLDLLNDYVDVAGERVAVLGLAFKPGTDDVRNSRAIEVIEGLQNRDATIVGYDPVATENMRERFPDIKYTSSAAAALKDAVGAVIVTDWDEFATLDEEFTTMREPVVVDGRRSITPTPDITYEGLTW, via the coding sequence ATGCGAGTCAGTATTGTCGGCAGCGGCTACGTCGGCACGACAACTGCGGCGTGTTTTGCAGATCTCGGCCACGACATCGTGAACGTTGACATCGACCAAGACATCGTCGACGCCATCAACGCCGGCCAGTCGCCAATCCACGAACCTGGCCTCGACGACCTCCTCGATGAACACGGCAGCGATGCCCTCACAGCAACCACGGACTACGCCGATGTTCGTGAGACGGACGTTACGTTCCTTGCGCTACCCACTCCGTCTCGCGACGACGGTAGCATTGACACGTCGATCATTGAGGCTGCAACCGAGACCCTCGGTGCCACGCTCGCTGACAAAGACGATGAGCACGTCGTGGTCACGAAGAGCACGGTCATCCCCACAACCACGACGGACACGCTCGCTCCCATTCTCGAGGACGCGTCCAGAAAAACGCTCGGTGAGGACCTCCATGTGGCGATGAATCCCGAGTTCCTCCGTGAAGGAACGGCTGTCGAGGACTTCCAGCACCCCGACAAACTCGTCTTCGGCACCCAGGACGACACGGCACTCGACACCCTCTATGACGTCTTCGCGCCGCTCATCGAACAAACCGACGCTCCCGTTGTCGAGACAGACATCGCAGAAGCGGAGATGATCAAGTACGCGAACAACGCGTTCCTCGCGTCGAAAGTCTCCTTGATCAATGACCTCGGGAATATCTGTAAGGAGTTCGGCGTTGATGCCTACGAGGTGGCGGACGCGATTGGGCTTGATGACCGCATCGGTGAGCGCTTCCTCCGGTCGGGGGTTGGCTGGGGTGGAAGTTGCTTCCCGAAGGACGTCAACGCCATCATCGCCGCCGCCAAGAACAAGGGCTACACTCCTGCACTTCTCGAGGCCGCCGTCGCGGTCAACGACACCCAGCCCCAGCGACTCCTCGACCTCCTCAATGATTACGTTGACGTCGCCGGCGAGCGCGTCGCCGTGCTCGGCCTCGCATTCAAGCCCGGCACCGACGATGTCCGCAACTCCCGCGCTATTGAGGTCATCGAGGGCCTCCAGAATCGCGACGCCACCATCGTCGGCTACGACCCCGTCGCCACGGAGAACATGCGCGAGCGATTCCCCGACATCAAGTACACCAGTTCAGCCGCCGCTGCGCTCAAGGACGCTGTCGGTGCCGTAATCGTCACGGACTGGGACGAATTCGCGACCCTCGATGAAGAGTTCACCACGATGCGAGAGCCGGTCGTGGTTGATGGCCGCCGCAGCATCACCCCCACCCCGGACATCACCTACGAGGGCCTTACCTGGTGA